A part of Larkinella insperata genomic DNA contains:
- a CDS encoding S9 family peptidase: MTNAQTTAVPPIAAVKPTELTTHGHTRIDNYYWLNERENPEVINYLKAENEYLETVLAPVSEFREKLFDEMKSRIKQQDESVPYQEGNYFYYTRYLEGGEYPVHCRKRGSLEAEEEIMLDVNELAKAYSYYDLAGLEVSDNEELVAYGEDTVSRRMYTLRVKNLKTGEIYPDAIPDTEGGSYAWAADNQTLFYIRKDAQTLLGYQVYRHTLGTDPEQDVLLYEEKDNQFYLGLGRMKSKKYIAVVSDHNGVATEFRLLEASNPAGDFKVFLPREKGHEYDVQHLETTFYVRTNWKADNFRLMEVKENKTKDRSAWKEVIPHRHHVYLEQLDAFKSHLVLGERRDGLMHLRVIDQKKKQDHYLEFDDPAYVAGIGYNPDFNTNILRFTYSSLTTPSSTFDYNMDTKEKTLMKQQEVIGDFDPNNYTSERFIVKSRDGAKVPVSLVYRKGTPKDGSAPLLQYAYGSYGYSIDPNFSSTRLSLLDRGFMFAIAHIRGGQEMGRKWYDNGKMFKKKNTFNDFVDVSEYLIQNQYTQTDRLFAMGGSAGGLLMGAVVNQKPELYRGVVAAVPFVDVVTTMLDESIPLTTGEFEEWGNPKIKKYYDYMLSYSPYDNVKEQAYPNMLVMTGLHDSQVQYWEPAKWVAKLRTMKTDDNVLLLQTNLETGHGGASGRFEALKDIALEYAFILNLVGIRQ; this comes from the coding sequence ATGACAAACGCGCAGACGACAGCGGTTCCGCCCATAGCAGCCGTTAAACCAACCGAATTGACCACCCACGGGCACACCCGCATCGATAATTACTACTGGCTCAACGAACGGGAAAACCCGGAAGTGATCAATTATCTGAAAGCCGAAAACGAGTATCTGGAGACGGTTTTGGCCCCCGTCAGCGAATTCCGGGAGAAGCTGTTCGACGAAATGAAGAGCCGCATCAAACAGCAGGACGAGTCGGTTCCGTACCAGGAAGGCAATTATTTTTACTACACCCGCTACCTGGAAGGGGGAGAATATCCGGTGCATTGCCGCAAACGCGGTTCGCTGGAAGCCGAGGAAGAGATTATGCTGGATGTCAACGAATTGGCTAAAGCGTATTCGTACTACGACCTTGCCGGGCTGGAAGTTTCTGATAACGAGGAACTGGTAGCTTATGGCGAAGATACCGTCAGCCGGCGGATGTATACGCTGCGCGTTAAAAACCTGAAAACCGGTGAAATCTACCCCGACGCCATTCCAGACACCGAGGGGGGCAGTTACGCCTGGGCGGCTGATAACCAGACGCTTTTCTACATCCGGAAAGACGCGCAGACGCTGCTGGGCTATCAGGTATACCGCCATACGCTGGGAACCGATCCCGAACAGGACGTTCTGCTGTACGAAGAAAAAGACAACCAGTTTTACCTGGGTCTGGGCCGGATGAAATCCAAGAAATACATCGCCGTGGTGTCTGATCACAATGGGGTAGCAACGGAATTCCGACTCCTGGAGGCCTCCAACCCGGCGGGTGATTTCAAGGTTTTTCTGCCCCGCGAAAAAGGCCACGAATACGACGTTCAGCACCTGGAAACGACTTTCTACGTCCGGACGAACTGGAAAGCCGACAATTTCCGGCTCATGGAGGTAAAGGAAAACAAAACTAAAGACCGTTCGGCCTGGAAAGAGGTGATTCCGCACCGGCATCATGTGTATCTGGAACAGCTCGACGCGTTTAAAAGCCACCTGGTGCTGGGCGAACGCCGGGACGGTTTGATGCACCTGCGCGTGATCGACCAGAAAAAAAAGCAGGATCATTACCTCGAATTTGATGATCCGGCCTACGTCGCTGGCATTGGCTACAACCCGGATTTCAACACCAACATCCTGCGGTTTACCTATTCCTCGCTGACTACGCCCAGTTCAACCTTCGATTACAACATGGATACGAAGGAAAAAACGCTGATGAAGCAGCAGGAAGTCATCGGCGATTTCGACCCGAACAACTACACCTCAGAGCGGTTTATCGTCAAGTCCCGCGACGGTGCGAAGGTGCCGGTTTCGTTGGTTTACCGCAAAGGTACGCCCAAAGACGGCTCGGCCCCGTTGCTGCAATACGCCTACGGGTCGTACGGTTACTCCATCGATCCGAATTTCAGCTCCACGCGCCTGAGCCTGCTCGACCGCGGCTTTATGTTCGCCATCGCCCACATCCGGGGAGGGCAGGAAATGGGCCGCAAGTGGTACGACAACGGTAAGATGTTTAAGAAGAAAAACACGTTTAACGACTTCGTGGACGTGTCGGAGTACTTGATTCAGAACCAGTACACCCAGACCGACCGCCTGTTTGCGATGGGCGGCAGCGCGGGCGGCTTGCTCATGGGCGCGGTGGTGAATCAGAAGCCGGAACTTTACCGGGGCGTGGTGGCAGCGGTGCCGTTTGTGGATGTGGTGACAACCATGCTCGACGAAAGCATCCCGCTAACAACGGGTGAGTTTGAAGAATGGGGCAATCCGAAAATCAAGAAATATTACGATTACATGCTGTCGTACTCGCCCTACGACAACGTGAAGGAGCAGGCTTATCCCAACATGCTGGTGATGACCGGCTTACACGACTCGCAGGTGCAATATTGGGAACCCGCCAAATGGGTTGCAAAACTCCGGACGATGAAAACCGATGACAATGTCCTGCTGTTGCAGACGAATCTGGAAACCGGGCACGGCGGAGCGTCGGGGCGGTTTGAAGCCCTGAAGGACATCGCGCTGGAATACGCCTTTATCCTGAACCTGGTCGGGATTCGGCAGTAA
- a CDS encoding xylulokinase has product MYLLGFDVGSSSVKASLLEVETGLVVASAFFPESEMPIDAPQPGFAEQHPDAWWTNACLASKTVLSKAAVKPEDVKAIGISYQMHGLVVVDKDLQVLRPSIIWCDSRAVPYGEKAFEIVGRTKSLQHLLNSPGNFTAAKLAWVKENEPAVYDKIHKFMLPGDYLATRMTGEIVTTPSGLSEGILWDFQDGKPADFMLDYFGFDPSLVANIKPTFSVQGELTSKAASELGLAAGTPISYRAGDQPNNAFSLNVLEPNEIAATAGTSGVVYGVSDQAKYDPQSRVNTFLHVSHTPEAPRYGVLLCVNGTGILNSWLRNHLLRGTVSYADMNDLAAHAPVGADGLVCLPFGNGAERVLENQDPGASFHGLQLTRHGLPHWIRAAQEGIVFAFYYGIQVMEQVGVGLKTIRAGEANMFLSPLFRDTLANLTGAEIQLFNTDGAQGAARGAGLGAGIYKNRQEAFTGLKVTRTIEPDMRAQEAYRDAYEKWRSKLVG; this is encoded by the coding sequence ATGTATCTTCTTGGATTTGATGTCGGCAGTTCGTCCGTAAAAGCCAGTTTGCTGGAAGTCGAAACCGGTTTGGTGGTGGCTTCCGCGTTTTTCCCCGAGTCAGAAATGCCGATTGACGCCCCTCAGCCGGGTTTTGCCGAACAGCACCCCGACGCCTGGTGGACCAACGCCTGTCTGGCATCCAAAACCGTTCTGTCGAAAGCTGCTGTCAAACCGGAAGATGTGAAGGCCATCGGTATTTCGTACCAGATGCACGGTTTAGTGGTCGTGGATAAAGACCTGCAGGTGCTGCGCCCGTCGATCATCTGGTGCGACAGCCGGGCGGTTCCGTACGGCGAAAAAGCGTTTGAAATCGTGGGGCGGACGAAAAGCCTGCAGCACCTGCTCAACTCACCGGGTAATTTCACGGCGGCCAAACTGGCCTGGGTGAAGGAAAACGAACCGGCGGTATACGACAAAATCCACAAGTTCATGCTGCCGGGCGATTACCTGGCCACGCGCATGACCGGCGAAATCGTTACGACCCCGTCGGGCCTGTCGGAAGGCATTCTCTGGGATTTTCAGGATGGAAAACCAGCGGATTTCATGCTCGATTATTTCGGCTTCGATCCGTCGCTGGTTGCCAACATTAAACCGACCTTCTCGGTGCAGGGCGAGTTGACCTCCAAAGCTGCCAGTGAACTCGGCCTGGCAGCCGGAACGCCCATTTCCTACCGCGCGGGCGATCAACCCAACAACGCCTTTTCGCTGAACGTTCTGGAACCCAACGAAATTGCCGCCACCGCCGGAACGTCGGGCGTGGTTTACGGGGTCAGCGATCAGGCCAAATACGATCCGCAATCGCGCGTCAATACGTTTCTGCACGTCAGCCACACGCCAGAGGCCCCGCGCTACGGTGTTCTGCTCTGCGTCAACGGTACCGGTATTCTGAACAGCTGGCTGCGGAATCACCTGCTGCGGGGCACGGTCAGCTACGCCGACATGAACGACCTGGCCGCTCATGCGCCCGTCGGAGCCGACGGGCTGGTGTGTCTGCCCTTCGGCAACGGAGCCGAACGCGTATTGGAAAATCAGGACCCCGGCGCTTCCTTCCACGGGTTGCAACTGACGCGCCACGGCCTGCCCCACTGGATTCGGGCCGCGCAGGAGGGCATCGTTTTTGCCTTTTACTACGGTATTCAGGTAATGGAGCAGGTCGGTGTAGGTTTGAAAACCATCCGGGCCGGTGAAGCCAATATGTTTCTCAGCCCACTGTTCCGCGATACGCTGGCCAACCTGACCGGCGCTGAAATCCAGCTTTTCAACACCGACGGAGCGCAGGGAGCCGCCCGGGGAGCCGGATTGGGAGCCGGTATTTACAAAAACCGTCAGGAAGCCTTCACGGGCCTGAAAGTCACCCGGACCATCGAACCCGACATGCGGGCGCAGGAAGCCTACCGCGACGCCTACGAAAAGTGGCGGAGCAAACTGGTCGGGTAA
- a CDS encoding LacI family DNA-binding transcriptional regulator, whose product MKDVITIKEIARQLNVSPSTVSRALQNHPRISLHTRDAVHALADQLKYLPSTTARNLQRGRTGVIGMVLPEIRENFFSEVINGVEELAFEHHMTVALYQSHDRFDREKQILTMLASNRVDGVLLSVAKETQQIHHIQELLDRQIPLVLFDRIPPHIAAHQVECNMEKGAYEATKWLARRGHRRIALLNGPHALIASEERYRGYIKALVEEELPVENCLIKRIDLTTPETVLKMTQLLSSDSRPDAVLAFNDYVALDAMRVCRNHGLVVNRDVAFVSFANLPLNTYLEHPPLASVEQHPYQIGFMAADILLKVINGKIDPENLQKITLEPELIVREQSELV is encoded by the coding sequence ATGAAGGATGTTATTACCATCAAGGAGATTGCCCGGCAATTGAATGTGTCGCCGTCCACCGTATCCCGGGCTTTACAAAACCACCCGCGCATCAGCCTGCACACCCGCGATGCGGTTCACGCGCTGGCCGACCAGTTGAAATACCTGCCCAGCACCACGGCCCGGAACCTGCAACGGGGGAGGACGGGCGTCATTGGCATGGTCTTGCCGGAAATCCGGGAGAATTTTTTCTCGGAAGTGATTAACGGGGTGGAAGAGCTGGCGTTTGAACACCACATGACGGTGGCGCTCTACCAATCGCATGACCGGTTTGACCGCGAGAAGCAGATTCTGACCATGCTGGCTTCCAACCGGGTCGACGGGGTGTTGCTGTCGGTGGCCAAAGAAACGCAGCAGATTCACCACATTCAGGAACTGCTGGACCGGCAGATTCCGCTGGTGCTTTTCGACCGGATTCCGCCCCACATTGCCGCGCATCAGGTGGAATGCAACATGGAAAAAGGCGCTTACGAAGCTACCAAATGGCTAGCCCGGCGGGGGCACCGGCGGATCGCGCTTCTGAACGGTCCGCACGCCCTGATCGCCAGCGAAGAACGGTATCGAGGATACATCAAAGCGCTGGTAGAAGAAGAGTTACCGGTTGAAAATTGCCTGATCAAACGCATCGACCTGACGACTCCGGAAACGGTGTTGAAAATGACGCAGCTGCTGTCGTCGGACTCCCGGCCCGATGCCGTGCTGGCCTTTAATGACTACGTGGCGCTGGATGCCATGCGGGTTTGCCGGAACCATGGTCTGGTCGTTAACCGGGATGTTGCGTTTGTCAGCTTTGCCAATCTGCCCCTCAACACCTACCTGGAACATCCGCCCCTGGCGTCGGTTGAGCAGCATCCTTACCAGATTGGTTTCATGGCCGCCGACATTCTGCTGAAGGTGATCAACGGAAAAATCGATCCGGAAAACTTACAGAAAATAACGCTCGAACCCGAACTGATTGTCCGGGAACAGAGCGAGTTAGTGTAA